A genomic region of Microlunatus sagamiharensis contains the following coding sequences:
- a CDS encoding sigma-70 family RNA polymerase sigma factor — MAISARSRVSDGIDGKDAVGLYLEGIAKTPLLTAEEEVMLARQIELGLYAEHILSGDVTNAERGKHAKRPTKDELEFIIAEGQAAMQRFVTANLRLVVSVARKYGRSQMPLLDLVQEGNTGLIRAVEKFDYTKGFKFSTYGTWWVRQSISRGIAQQGRIVRLPVHVAEQVNQVGAVRRTLERRLGRDPEIEEIAAEMDLEPERVLDLIRYGRDHVSLDAPVEEGGDTALGDLIAREPMPGPDEVFLDAEEHARLEEMLSTLDERSADVVRRRYGLVDGRQAKLADIGALWGITAERVRQIERHAITKLRGKSVLAA; from the coding sequence GTGGCCATTTCTGCTCGAAGCAGAGTGTCGGACGGCATCGATGGCAAGGATGCGGTTGGGCTATATCTCGAAGGCATTGCCAAGACCCCGCTCCTCACGGCCGAGGAGGAGGTCATGCTCGCCCGCCAGATCGAGCTCGGCCTCTACGCCGAGCACATCCTGTCGGGCGACGTCACCAACGCCGAGCGCGGCAAGCACGCCAAGCGCCCGACGAAGGACGAGCTCGAGTTCATCATCGCCGAGGGCCAGGCGGCGATGCAGCGCTTCGTGACCGCCAACCTCCGCCTCGTCGTCTCCGTCGCCCGCAAGTACGGGCGCTCGCAGATGCCGCTGCTGGACCTCGTCCAGGAGGGCAACACCGGCCTGATCCGTGCGGTCGAGAAGTTCGACTACACCAAGGGCTTCAAGTTCTCGACCTACGGCACCTGGTGGGTGCGTCAGTCGATCAGCCGCGGGATCGCCCAGCAGGGGCGCATCGTCCGGCTCCCGGTGCACGTCGCCGAGCAGGTCAACCAGGTCGGCGCCGTGAGGCGCACCCTGGAGCGCCGCCTCGGCCGTGACCCGGAGATCGAGGAGATCGCGGCGGAGATGGACCTGGAGCCGGAGCGCGTCCTCGACCTGATCCGCTACGGCCGCGACCACGTCAGCCTCGACGCCCCCGTCGAGGAGGGTGGCGACACCGCGCTCGGCGACCTGATCGCCCGCGAGCCCATGCCGGGCCCGGACGAGGTCTTCCTGGACGCCGAGGAGCACGCCCGCCTGGAGGAGATGCTCTCGACCCTCGACGAACGTTCCGCCGACGTCGTGCGTCGTCGCTATGGCCTCGTCGACGGCCGCCAGGCTAAACTCGCCGACATCGGCGCCCTCTGGGGCATCACCGCCGAGCGCGTCCGCCAGATCGAGCGGCACGCCATTACCAAGCTGCGCGGAAAGTCGGTGCTCGCGGCGTAG
- a CDS encoding proteasome assembly chaperone family protein: MLDPRLLYSLDEEVVASLADAHPVLIHQLDGFVDAGGAGRLLTSHVLEHLDHQVVATFDHDQLHDYRSRRPIMTFDTNQWKTYADLHLRLYRVVDEQGEVFLLLSGPEPDVQWERFAAAVMGLIELLGVRLTVSAHGIPMAVPHTRPITLTAHATDPELVTGYRSWIDRVEVPASFTGLLELRLGQADRRAMGFAAHVPHYLAQASFPEAALSLTRSINAATGLAVPLEPLEKASASNLEDIAGEMQGSQEVQELVASLEQQYEALQAEQQGVPSADDIAAEFERFLAERETKDDE, encoded by the coding sequence ATGCTCGATCCACGACTGCTCTACTCGCTGGACGAGGAGGTCGTGGCCAGCCTGGCCGACGCTCACCCGGTGCTGATCCACCAGCTCGACGGGTTCGTCGACGCCGGCGGGGCCGGACGCCTGCTGACCAGCCACGTGCTCGAGCACCTCGACCACCAGGTGGTCGCGACCTTCGACCACGACCAGCTGCACGACTACCGCAGCCGTCGGCCGATCATGACGTTCGACACGAACCAGTGGAAGACGTACGCCGACCTCCACCTGCGCCTCTACCGCGTGGTCGACGAGCAGGGCGAGGTCTTCCTGCTCCTCTCCGGCCCCGAGCCCGACGTGCAGTGGGAGCGCTTCGCCGCGGCGGTGATGGGGCTGATCGAGCTCCTCGGCGTGCGGCTCACGGTCTCGGCGCACGGCATCCCGATGGCCGTGCCGCACACGCGCCCGATCACCTTGACCGCGCACGCCACGGACCCGGAGCTGGTCACCGGCTACCGCAGCTGGATCGATCGGGTGGAGGTGCCGGCGAGCTTCACCGGGCTGCTCGAGCTGCGGCTGGGCCAGGCCGACCGCCGGGCCATGGGCTTCGCCGCCCACGTGCCGCACTACCTGGCCCAGGCGAGCTTCCCGGAGGCCGCGCTCTCGCTGACGCGCTCGATCAACGCGGCCACCGGCCTCGCCGTGCCGCTCGAGCCGCTGGAGAAGGCGTCGGCGAGCAACCTGGAGGACATCGCCGGCGAGATGCAGGGCTCGCAGGAGGTCCAGGAGCTCGTCGCGAGCCTCGAGCAGCAGTACGAGGCGCTCCAGGCCGAGCAGCAGGGCGTCCCGAGCGCCGACGACATCGCCGCCGAGTTCGAGCGGTTCCTCGCCGAGCGCGAGACCAAGGACGACGAGTAG
- a CDS encoding glutamate--cysteine ligase family protein translates to MGAEVEAAHFTREDRKQHRQKVRRGLDVLARMLTESRFDFERPMAGLEIELNLVDPAFEPALRNAEVLEAIADPEFQTELGRFNIEINVAPRRLADFGFSSFEQSVRASLNAADPKAEEVGASTVMIGILPTLRPEHVTAEATSENPRYSLLDRQILDSRGEDIEIVIDGVERLHVVTDTIMPEAACTSTQVHLQVSPDDFAGYWNAAQAIAGVQVAVGANSPFLFGKNLVAESRIPLFEQATDTRAEELKNQGVRPRVWFGERWITSIFDLFEENARYFGVLLPVSSEEDPVAVLESGGVPELSELKLHNGTVYRWNRPVYDTHDGAPHLRVENRVLPAGPTVVDTMANAAFFAGLVRALAGQDRPVWSQMSFAAAADNFAAGVRSGLDAEVYWPGVGQCTVTELVVRRLLPLAADGLRQWEVEESEITRLLGIVEQRCLTGRNGATWQVEQVARAEREGATRDEALHAMLARYTELMHSNEPAHTWEVA, encoded by the coding sequence ATGGGAGCCGAGGTCGAGGCCGCGCACTTCACGCGCGAGGACCGCAAGCAGCACCGCCAGAAGGTCCGGCGCGGGCTCGACGTGCTGGCCCGGATGCTCACCGAGTCGCGCTTCGACTTCGAGCGCCCGATGGCCGGCCTCGAGATCGAGCTGAACCTCGTCGACCCGGCCTTCGAGCCGGCGCTGCGCAACGCCGAGGTGCTCGAGGCGATCGCCGACCCGGAGTTCCAGACCGAGCTCGGCCGGTTCAACATCGAGATCAACGTGGCACCCCGTCGGCTGGCCGACTTCGGCTTCTCCTCCTTCGAGCAGTCGGTGCGCGCGTCGCTGAACGCCGCCGACCCGAAGGCCGAGGAGGTCGGGGCCAGCACGGTGATGATCGGGATCCTGCCGACCCTGCGGCCCGAGCACGTGACCGCGGAGGCGACGAGCGAGAACCCGCGCTACTCGCTGCTGGACCGCCAGATCCTCGACAGCCGCGGCGAGGACATCGAGATCGTCATCGACGGCGTCGAGCGCCTGCACGTCGTGACCGACACGATCATGCCGGAGGCGGCGTGCACCTCGACCCAGGTGCACCTGCAGGTCAGCCCGGACGACTTCGCCGGCTACTGGAACGCCGCCCAGGCGATCGCGGGCGTGCAGGTGGCCGTCGGGGCGAACTCGCCCTTCCTGTTCGGCAAGAACCTCGTCGCCGAGTCGCGGATCCCGCTGTTCGAGCAGGCGACCGACACCCGCGCCGAGGAGCTGAAGAACCAGGGCGTCCGGCCTCGGGTGTGGTTCGGGGAGCGCTGGATCACCTCGATCTTCGACCTCTTCGAGGAGAACGCGCGCTACTTCGGGGTGCTGCTGCCCGTCAGCTCCGAGGAGGACCCGGTCGCCGTCCTGGAGTCCGGCGGGGTGCCCGAGCTCTCCGAGCTCAAGCTGCACAACGGCACGGTCTACCGCTGGAACCGCCCCGTCTACGACACCCACGACGGCGCCCCGCACCTGCGCGTCGAGAACCGCGTGCTGCCCGCGGGTCCCACCGTGGTCGACACGATGGCCAACGCCGCCTTCTTCGCCGGCCTGGTGCGCGCCCTGGCCGGGCAGGACCGGCCGGTGTGGTCGCAGATGAGCTTCGCCGCCGCGGCCGACAACTTCGCCGCCGGGGTGCGGAGCGGCCTCGACGCCGAGGTCTACTGGCCCGGCGTGGGGCAGTGCACGGTGACCGAGCTGGTCGTGCGCCGCCTCCTGCCTCTGGCCGCGGACGGGCTGCGCCAGTGGGAGGTCGAGGAGTCCGAGATCACCCGGCTGCTGGGGATCGTCGAGCAGCGCTGCCTCACCGGGCGCAACGGCGCGACCTGGCAGGTCGAGCAGGTCGCCCGCGCCGAGCGCGAGGGGGCGACGCGCGACGAGGCGCTGCACGCCATGCTGGCCCGCTACACCGAGCTCATGCACAGCAACGAGCCGGCGCACACCTGGGAGGTCGCATGA
- a CDS encoding TOPRIM nucleotidyl transferase/hydrolase domain-containing protein: MGTTVLVEGESDRLAIESLARRDSLDLAALGVRVVGMGGATSLRHFLPRDGDERVLGLVDEAEARWTLRVLEAEGVGSGRLAERGFRVCRADLEDELIRCLGSDAVLAVVEAQGELASFGRLRHQPALRGLTLVDQLRRFLAGRSGHKITYARLLVEALPAGRAPEPLARLLADLH, encoded by the coding sequence GTGGGCACGACCGTGCTGGTGGAGGGCGAGAGCGACCGCCTCGCGATCGAGAGCCTCGCGCGGCGTGACAGCCTCGACCTCGCGGCCCTCGGCGTCCGCGTCGTGGGCATGGGCGGGGCCACGAGCCTGCGGCACTTCCTCCCTCGCGACGGCGACGAGCGGGTGCTCGGCCTCGTGGACGAGGCGGAGGCACGCTGGACGCTGCGGGTGCTGGAGGCCGAGGGTGTGGGTTCGGGGAGGCTGGCCGAGCGCGGGTTCCGGGTCTGCCGCGCGGACCTCGAGGACGAGCTGATCCGCTGCCTCGGCAGCGACGCCGTCCTCGCGGTGGTCGAGGCCCAGGGTGAGCTGGCCTCGTTCGGGCGGCTGCGCCACCAGCCCGCGCTGCGCGGCCTGACCCTGGTCGATCAGCTGCGCCGGTTCCTCGCCGGCCGGAGCGGCCACAAGATCACGTACGCCCGCCTGCTCGTCGAGGCGCTGCCCGCGGGGCGGGCGCCCGAGCCGCTGGCGCGGCTGCTCGCCGATCTACATTGA
- a CDS encoding S9 family peptidase, whose amino-acid sequence MADRRPFVREHHGDVADDPYEWLRDKDDPQVIAHLEAENAWTSALTEHLEPLVETLFGELKDRTQETDLSVPVYARHHGPEGDSAWWYYTRTEEGAEYARYCRAPATDRSAPPSLDGSIEGETVYLDANVEAAGHEFFDLGALSVSPGGHLLAYSTDVTGAERYTLRIRDLRTGEDLPDTIADVAHGAAWAGDTHVFYSRCDEAWRPYVVLRHRLDTPGDDDTVVLTEPDERFWLGVDTSRDERWLVFGSGSKLTSEYRLLATDDPEGTPRVVAPRRQGVEYSVEPAGDRLLVVHNDGAEDFALAQAPLDATSHTQWETVLAAQSGVRLLEVDAYDSHVVVSLRRDGLSGLHVMPRDASGDVLPGSDVGFAEPLFTVGSPGSPEYDTPSIRIDYTSMLTPPSVYDYDLRSGRLSLLKQTAVLPSAAQGPYDPDAYVQERAWATAPDGARVPLSIVRRADVPLDGSAPALLYGYGSYEISMDPTFSISRLSFLDRGVVYAIAHVRGGGELGRHWYDEGKVLAKWNTFTDFAACADHLVQAGYTSPDRLAARGGSAGGLLMGVVANTWPEKFRAVHAQVPFVDALTTILDPDLPLTVTEWEEWGDPLHDPEVYRYMKSYTPYENVTDQDYPSILATTSLNDTRVYYVEPAKWVAALRATAGARAAAARRPVLLKTEMVAGHGGVSGRYASWREVAFANAWLLDQIVGRTG is encoded by the coding sequence GTGGCCGACCGGCGCCCCTTCGTCCGCGAGCACCACGGCGACGTGGCCGACGACCCGTACGAGTGGTTGCGCGACAAGGACGACCCCCAGGTGATCGCCCACCTCGAGGCCGAGAACGCCTGGACGAGCGCTCTCACCGAGCACCTCGAGCCGCTGGTGGAGACCCTGTTCGGCGAGCTGAAGGACCGTACGCAGGAGACGGACCTCTCGGTGCCGGTCTACGCCCGCCACCACGGTCCCGAGGGCGACTCGGCCTGGTGGTACTACACCCGGACCGAGGAGGGCGCGGAGTACGCGCGCTACTGCCGCGCCCCCGCGACCGACCGGTCCGCCCCGCCCTCGTTGGACGGCAGCATCGAGGGCGAGACGGTCTACCTCGACGCCAACGTCGAGGCGGCCGGCCACGAGTTCTTCGACCTCGGCGCCCTCTCGGTCTCCCCCGGCGGGCACCTGCTCGCCTACTCCACCGACGTGACCGGCGCGGAGCGCTACACGCTGCGCATCCGCGACCTGCGCACCGGCGAGGACCTCCCCGACACCATCGCCGACGTCGCCCACGGCGCCGCCTGGGCCGGCGACACCCACGTCTTCTACAGCCGCTGCGACGAGGCCTGGCGTCCCTACGTGGTCCTGCGGCACCGCCTCGACACCCCCGGCGACGACGACACCGTCGTGCTCACCGAGCCCGACGAGCGCTTCTGGCTCGGCGTCGACACCAGCCGCGACGAGCGCTGGCTCGTCTTCGGCTCGGGCAGCAAGCTCACCTCGGAGTACCGCCTGCTCGCCACCGACGACCCCGAGGGCACGCCGCGCGTCGTGGCCCCCCGCCGCCAGGGCGTGGAGTATAGTGTCGAGCCCGCCGGCGACCGGCTGCTCGTGGTGCACAACGACGGCGCCGAGGACTTCGCGCTCGCCCAGGCCCCGCTCGACGCGACCAGCCACACCCAGTGGGAGACCGTCCTCGCCGCGCAGAGCGGCGTCCGCCTGCTCGAGGTGGACGCGTACGACTCGCACGTCGTGGTGAGCCTGCGCCGCGACGGGCTCAGCGGTCTGCACGTGATGCCGCGCGACGCCTCCGGCGACGTGCTGCCCGGCTCCGACGTCGGCTTCGCCGAGCCGCTGTTCACCGTCGGCTCCCCCGGCTCGCCGGAGTACGACACGCCGAGCATCCGCATCGACTACACCTCGATGCTCACCCCGCCGTCGGTCTACGACTACGACCTCCGCTCCGGGCGGCTCAGCCTGCTCAAGCAGACCGCCGTGCTGCCGTCGGCGGCCCAGGGCCCGTACGACCCCGACGCCTACGTCCAGGAGCGCGCGTGGGCCACGGCACCCGACGGCGCGCGCGTGCCGCTGTCGATCGTGCGCCGCGCGGACGTCCCCCTCGACGGGTCGGCCCCGGCCCTGCTCTACGGCTACGGCTCCTACGAGATCTCGATGGACCCGACCTTCTCGATCTCGCGGCTCTCGTTCCTCGACCGGGGCGTCGTCTACGCCATCGCCCACGTGCGCGGCGGCGGCGAGCTCGGGCGCCACTGGTACGACGAGGGCAAGGTCCTGGCGAAGTGGAACACCTTCACCGACTTCGCCGCCTGCGCCGACCACCTCGTGCAGGCCGGCTACACCTCCCCCGACCGCCTGGCCGCGCGTGGCGGCAGCGCCGGCGGCCTGCTGATGGGCGTGGTGGCCAACACGTGGCCGGAGAAGTTCCGAGCGGTCCACGCGCAGGTGCCGTTCGTCGACGCGCTGACCACGATCCTCGATCCCGACCTGCCGCTCACGGTGACCGAGTGGGAGGAGTGGGGCGACCCGCTCCACGACCCCGAGGTCTACCGCTACATGAAGTCGTACACGCCGTACGAGAACGTCACCGACCAGGACTACCCCTCGATCCTGGCCACGACGAGCCTGAACGACACCCGCGTCTACTACGTCGAGCCCGCCAAGTGGGTCGCGGCCCTGAGGGCGACCGCGGGCGCGCGGGCGGCGGCGGCCCGTCGACCGGTGCTGCTCAAGACCGAGATGGTCGCGGGGCACGGCGGCGTGAGCGGTCGTTACGCGAGCTGGCGCGAGGTCGCCTTCGCGAATGCGTGGCTGCTCGACCAGATCGTGGGCCGGACGGGGTAA
- the hrpA gene encoding ATP-dependent RNA helicase HrpA has product MSDVAVQESPALHLTYDEALPITAWHDEIAGLVRDHPVVVVAGETGSGKTTQLPKICLELGRRSVAHTQPRRLAARTVAQRVADEMETPLGDVVGYQVRFTRQTSRQTRLKIMTDGVLLAEIGRDRDLRRYDTIIVDEAHERSLNIDFLLGYLKQLLTRRDDLRVVITSATIDTARFAEHFAGPDGTPAPVVEVSGRTYPVEMRYRPMLDEGAGTADQNAAIVDAVKELSALGGGDVLVFLSGEREIRDAADALNGAGLRSTEVLPLFARLSTAEQHRVFAPHPGRRVVLATNVAETSLTVPGIRYVVDVGTARISRYSARTKVQRLPIEPVSQASANQRAGRCGRVAPGVCIRLYSEEDFASRPLFTEPEILRTNLASVILQMAAAELGDIASFPFVEPPDRTQVSDGLRLLTELGALHGDDRPGARRNRVEGDVRLTKVGQRLAAIPVDPRMGRMLLAAERQGCLKEMLVVVAGLSIPDPRERPAEQRERADALHRRFWAPLPSGPAEEGDAPAQEQGPPVNEGSDFLALLRLWDYLKVSRKELSGNAFRRRVREEFLHYLRIREWQDLHTQLKQVCRDLGMSTNETPAGGDRIHTAALTGLLSHVGLLDEREEPRAQGKGRPAPKRRRPAREYLGARGTRFVISPGSAAGARPPSLVVAAEIVETSRLYARTVAGVTAAQVEEVAQHLLNRSYSEPHWSSRSGSVMAFEQVTLYGVPIVAQRRVGYAKVNPVEAREIFLRAALVEGRWHTRHRFVQRNAQVRAEVEELEERTRRRDLAVDDDTVYAFYDARVPADVTSGAAFDAWWKTARHETPELLDLSLADLTTGPAGLALGDAYPDHWDVAGHALAVSYRFSPGDPRDGVSVTVPVDVLNQIGPAPFGWQVPGLRGELATELVRSLPRAVRRLLVPAPEHAERALAWVREHPGPPGETFTAALGRAIRVLTGETVTDDAWDLDAVPDHLRVTFVVTDAAGAEVAEGKDLAALKTRLTAQVNAALAATADTFTRTGLTGWDFGRLEPELTVTRDGRSVVGYPSLVDEQTSVTLRLLDTPARQAAATTAGLRRLVLLGTPDPTRWVVGHLPNLDKLALGSSPYAGVPALLADARLASVGELVRRHAPTGAPVRDAAAFTRLCDAVRQDNPDLMRGVVALAAEVLRTWGPVQSALPQVAARSQEAADDLREQLANLVFAGFLSATPYEHLVDLPRYLQAAQQRATTLTTQPARDQAGRKVVLRCEDAYAALVAEVPPGPLPGAVAEVGWLLEELRVSLFAQGLRTKVPVSEKRVRSAIEAARRALAVSL; this is encoded by the coding sequence GTGAGTGACGTGGCAGTGCAGGAGAGTCCCGCGCTCCACCTCACGTACGACGAGGCGCTGCCGATCACGGCGTGGCACGACGAGATCGCCGGGCTCGTGCGGGACCACCCGGTGGTGGTCGTGGCGGGGGAGACGGGGTCGGGCAAGACGACCCAGCTGCCGAAGATCTGCCTCGAGCTCGGGCGGCGCTCGGTCGCCCACACCCAGCCGCGCCGGCTCGCGGCGAGGACGGTCGCGCAGCGCGTCGCCGACGAGATGGAGACGCCGCTCGGCGACGTCGTCGGCTACCAGGTCCGCTTCACCCGCCAGACGTCGCGGCAGACGCGGCTCAAGATCATGACCGACGGCGTGCTGCTCGCCGAGATCGGGCGGGACCGCGACCTGCGGCGCTACGACACGATCATCGTCGACGAGGCGCACGAGCGCTCCCTGAACATCGACTTCCTGCTCGGCTACCTCAAGCAGCTGCTGACGCGCCGTGACGACCTCCGGGTGGTCATCACCTCCGCGACGATCGACACCGCCCGCTTCGCCGAGCACTTCGCCGGTCCCGACGGCACGCCGGCGCCCGTGGTCGAGGTGTCCGGGCGCACCTACCCCGTGGAGATGCGCTACCGCCCGATGCTCGACGAGGGCGCGGGCACCGCCGACCAGAACGCGGCGATCGTCGACGCGGTCAAGGAGCTGAGCGCGCTCGGCGGCGGCGACGTCCTGGTCTTCCTCTCCGGCGAGCGCGAGATCCGCGACGCCGCCGACGCGCTCAACGGGGCGGGACTGCGCTCGACGGAGGTCCTGCCGCTGTTCGCGCGGCTGTCGACCGCCGAGCAGCACCGCGTCTTCGCCCCGCACCCGGGCCGGCGGGTGGTGCTCGCCACGAACGTGGCCGAGACCTCGTTGACCGTGCCCGGCATCCGCTACGTCGTCGACGTCGGCACGGCCCGCATCTCGCGCTACTCCGCCCGGACCAAGGTGCAGCGGCTGCCGATCGAACCGGTCTCGCAGGCGTCGGCCAACCAGCGGGCCGGCCGCTGCGGCCGCGTCGCGCCGGGCGTCTGCATCCGCCTCTACAGCGAGGAGGACTTCGCCTCCCGCCCGCTCTTCACCGAGCCGGAGATCCTGCGCACCAACCTCGCCTCGGTCATCCTCCAGATGGCCGCCGCCGAGCTCGGCGACATCGCCTCGTTCCCCTTCGTCGAGCCGCCGGACCGTACGCAGGTCAGCGACGGCCTGCGGCTGCTCACCGAGCTGGGCGCGCTGCACGGCGACGACCGTCCGGGTGCCCGCCGCAACCGGGTCGAGGGCGACGTCCGGCTGACCAAGGTCGGGCAGCGGCTGGCCGCGATCCCCGTCGACCCCCGGATGGGCCGGATGCTGCTGGCCGCCGAGCGCCAGGGCTGCCTCAAGGAGATGCTCGTCGTCGTCGCCGGGCTCTCGATCCCGGACCCGCGCGAGCGCCCGGCCGAGCAGCGCGAGCGCGCCGACGCGCTGCACCGGCGCTTCTGGGCCCCGCTGCCCAGCGGCCCGGCCGAGGAGGGTGACGCCCCGGCGCAGGAGCAGGGACCACCGGTCAACGAGGGCAGCGACTTCCTCGCCCTGCTGCGGCTGTGGGACTACCTCAAGGTCTCGCGCAAGGAGCTGTCGGGCAACGCGTTCCGGCGGCGGGTGCGCGAGGAGTTCCTCCACTACCTGCGGATCCGCGAGTGGCAGGACCTGCACACCCAGCTCAAGCAGGTCTGCCGCGACCTCGGCATGAGCACGAACGAGACCCCCGCCGGGGGGGACCGGATCCACACGGCCGCCCTGACCGGGCTGCTCTCGCACGTCGGGCTGCTCGACGAGCGCGAGGAGCCGCGCGCGCAGGGCAAGGGCCGCCCGGCCCCCAAGCGGCGGCGCCCCGCACGGGAGTACCTCGGCGCCCGCGGGACGCGGTTCGTCATCAGCCCTGGCTCGGCGGCCGGCGCGCGCCCGCCGTCGCTCGTGGTCGCCGCCGAGATCGTCGAGACCAGCCGCCTGTACGCCCGCACGGTCGCCGGTGTCACCGCCGCGCAGGTCGAGGAGGTCGCCCAGCACCTGCTGAACCGCTCCTACTCCGAGCCGCACTGGTCGTCGCGCTCGGGATCGGTGATGGCGTTCGAGCAGGTCACGCTCTACGGCGTCCCGATCGTCGCCCAGCGCCGCGTCGGCTACGCCAAGGTCAACCCGGTCGAGGCCCGCGAGATCTTCCTGCGCGCCGCGCTGGTGGAGGGCCGCTGGCACACCCGGCACCGCTTCGTGCAGCGCAACGCCCAGGTCCGTGCCGAGGTCGAGGAGCTCGAGGAGCGGACCCGGCGCCGCGACCTGGCCGTCGACGACGACACGGTGTACGCCTTCTACGACGCCCGCGTGCCCGCCGACGTCACCTCCGGCGCCGCGTTCGACGCGTGGTGGAAGACCGCGCGGCACGAGACGCCCGAGCTGCTCGACCTGAGCCTGGCCGACCTGACGACCGGGCCGGCGGGGCTGGCCCTCGGCGACGCCTACCCCGACCACTGGGACGTCGCCGGGCACGCGCTCGCCGTCTCCTACCGCTTCTCCCCGGGCGACCCGCGCGACGGGGTGAGCGTGACGGTGCCCGTGGACGTGCTCAACCAGATCGGTCCCGCGCCCTTCGGCTGGCAGGTGCCGGGCTTGCGCGGCGAGCTCGCCACCGAGCTCGTCCGCTCGCTGCCCCGGGCGGTGCGGCGGCTGCTCGTCCCCGCCCCGGAGCACGCCGAGCGGGCCCTCGCCTGGGTCCGCGAGCACCCGGGACCGCCGGGGGAGACCTTCACCGCGGCCCTGGGACGGGCGATCCGCGTCCTCACCGGCGAGACGGTGACGGACGACGCCTGGGACCTCGACGCCGTCCCGGACCATCTGCGGGTGACCTTCGTCGTGACCGACGCGGCGGGCGCCGAGGTCGCGGAGGGCAAGGACCTCGCCGCGCTGAAGACGCGGCTCACCGCCCAGGTCAACGCCGCGCTGGCCGCGACCGCCGACACCTTCACCCGCACCGGGCTGACGGGCTGGGACTTCGGCCGCCTGGAGCCGGAGCTCACCGTGACGAGAGACGGTCGCAGCGTCGTCGGCTACCCCTCGCTCGTCGACGAGCAGACCAGCGTCACGCTGCGCCTGCTCGACACCCCGGCCCGCCAGGCCGCCGCGACCACCGCCGGCCTCCGGCGCCTGGTGCTCCTCGGCACGCCCGACCCCACGCGCTGGGTGGTCGGCCACCTGCCGAACCTCGACAAGCTCGCCCTCGGCTCCAGCCCGTACGCCGGCGTCCCGGCCCTGCTGGCCGACGCGAGGCTCGCGTCGGTGGGCGAGCTGGTCCGTCGCCACGCGCCCACGGGCGCCCCGGTGCGTGACGCGGCCGCGTTCACCCGCCTGTGCGACGCCGTGCGGCAGGACAACCCCGACCTGATGCGCGGCGTGGTCGCCCTCGCCGCCGAGGTCCTGCGGACCTGGGGTCCGGTGCAGAGCGCCCTGCCGCAGGTCGCCGCCCGCAGCCAGGAGGCCGCCGACGACCTGCGCGAGCAGCTGGCCAACCTCGTCTTCGCCGGCTTCCTGTCCGCGACGCCGTACGAGCACCTCGTCGACCTGCCGCGCTACCTGCAGGCCGCGCAGCAGCGCGCGACCACGCTCACCACCCAGCCGGCGCGCGACCAGGCGGGCCGGAAGGTGGTGCTGCGCTGCGAGGACGCGTACGCCGCGCTGGTGGCCGAGGTGCCGCCCGGGCCGCTGCCGGGTGCCGTCGCCGAGGTCGGCTGGCTGCTGGAGGAGCTGCGGGTCAGCCTGTTCGCCCAGGGGCTGCGGACCAAGGTCCCCGTCTCGGAGAAGCGGGTCCGCTCAGCGATCGAGGCGGCGCGCCGGGCCCTGGCCGTTTCGCTCTGA
- a CDS encoding acyl-CoA thioesterase: MPESVEELVSLLDLEEIEVGLFRARQPRTSLQRVFGGQVLAQALTAATRTVPAERTVHSLHGYFLVAGRTDLPIVYDVEAVRDGGSFSSRRVVARQGGQVMFYLSASFHTHEEGFEHADTVPEAPGPDESTPLATVLAGLTGRPAAGWQHEWGAIDVRYVGDSREGGTIQDPAHPARARAWVRVAGELPDDPVLHQAALAYTSDLTLLGVSTVPHGVVVGYTVQAASLDHAMWFHRPFRADRWLLYDQVSPSASGALGLSTGRLFQDGRLVATVAQEGLIRPARSRTT; this comes from the coding sequence GTGCCGGAGAGCGTCGAGGAGCTGGTGTCCCTGCTCGACCTCGAGGAGATCGAGGTCGGGCTGTTCCGTGCCCGCCAGCCGCGGACGTCGCTGCAGCGGGTCTTCGGCGGGCAGGTGCTCGCGCAGGCGCTGACCGCGGCCACGCGGACGGTGCCGGCCGAGCGCACCGTCCACTCCCTGCACGGCTACTTCCTCGTCGCCGGGCGCACCGACCTGCCGATCGTCTACGACGTCGAGGCGGTGCGCGACGGCGGTTCGTTCTCCTCGCGCCGGGTCGTCGCCCGTCAGGGCGGGCAGGTGATGTTCTACCTGTCGGCCTCGTTCCACACCCACGAGGAGGGCTTCGAGCACGCCGACACCGTGCCCGAGGCGCCCGGACCCGACGAGTCGACGCCGCTGGCGACCGTGCTGGCCGGCCTGACCGGTCGGCCGGCCGCGGGCTGGCAGCACGAGTGGGGCGCGATCGACGTCCGCTACGTCGGCGACTCGCGCGAGGGCGGCACCATCCAGGACCCGGCGCACCCGGCGCGGGCGCGCGCGTGGGTCCGCGTGGCCGGAGAGCTGCCGGACGACCCCGTGCTGCACCAGGCCGCGCTGGCCTACACCAGCGACCTGACCCTGCTCGGGGTGAGCACGGTGCCGCACGGCGTCGTGGTCGGGTACACCGTGCAGGCGGCGTCGCTGGACCACGCGATGTGGTTCCACCGGCCGTTCCGTGCCGACCGCTGGCTGCTCTACGACCAGGTCTCGCCGTCGGCGTCCGGCGCGCTGGGCCTGTCGACCGGCCGGTTGTTCCAGGACGGGCGCCTGGTGGCGACCGTGGCGCAGGAGGGGCTGATCCGGCCCGCGCGGTCGCGCACCACCTAG